CGATCCCCGCAAGAACTGGAAGTTCTCCGCCGCCGACGTGCGCGAGCGGCGGTGGTGGGACGACTACATGCGCGCCTACTCGGACGCGCTCAGCCACACCAGCACCCGCTGGGCGCCATGGCACGTGGTGCCCGCCGACCACAAGTGGTTCACCCGCCTCTGCGTCGCCGGGCTGGTGCTCGACACCCTCGTCGACATCGACCCGCAGTACCCCCGGCCCAGCGAGGAGGAGCGGCGGGCGCTCCTCGAGGCCCGGGCGGAGCTGGAGGCCGAGACCGGCTGAGCCGGGTTCGGCTCGGCTCCTCCCCCAGGTGCAGCTGTCCCGGGGACGGTCACCGCGACCGCGGTCCCGGCGTGCCCACGTAGCGCTGGGCCCGGTCGCTCGCAACCACCTGGCCGTCGCCGCTCTGGAGAAAGCCGGTGACCCAGCCCTCCTCCCACCAGGCGACCAGCTGCCCGGTCATGTCCGACCAGCGGTCGGAGGAGAGCGCCGACACCACCAGCACGTCACCGTCCCAGCGGTCGGGCTCACCCACGGCGAGCTCGCCGGCGTGGCCGGCGAAGCGGTCCTCGCCGGGGTCGGCCACGACGTACACGTAGGGGCTGCCGGAGCGGTGGAGGATCAGCTCGCCCTGGGGGTCCTCGTAGAGCGAGACCCGTGCCGGCGCCATCGCCCGTCCTCCTGACCTGGCGGCACGAACGACCGTTCGTGGCTCCCGGCCAGCATACCAGCGGGGGTGCGGCGGCAACCGCCGCGGCGGCGCTCACTCCTCGACCGCGTCGATGATCCGCTCCAACGAGCCGTCCTCCCGGACACAGGTCTGGAACTGGGCGACCACGTCGGGCCGGGTCACCGGCGGGGCGCCGTCGGAGGGCACCCAGTCGCGCACCGCGACGATGCGCAGCCGGTGACGCGCCCGGTGCCCGTCCGTCCACTCCAGGTGGTCGCCGCGCTGCATGTGGAGCAGCGGGGTGAACACCCCGGCGTTGTGACCGAGGAAGTAGCGCCGCCCGGTGATGCAGGTGTCGATCGCGGCCTCCCCGCTCTGGAGCGGCGTCCGCCCGCTGCAGTCGCTGTATGTGCCGACTCCGGCGTGAAGGGTCCGGTCGTCACTGGTGAGCACGCCGTTGCTCGACGCGTGCGCAGGGGACGGTGCCAGCGGCAGCAGCGCCGGGGGAACCAGCATCAGCAGCAGCGGGAGGGAGGTGCGAAGCCGGAGGGCGGGGAGCGGCATCACCGGTTACCTCGCGATGTGGCGGAAACGCAGGGCGCAAGGAGACCGCAGCGCCGGAATCGCCACAAGGCTCACATGCGTGCACGCGGCGACACCGATGCGCATCGGCGAGGGATGCATCCGCATCCCTGCGCACCCGGGCGGATGGCCGTTGTGGCGGTGCTCGTGGGTGAGCTTTGCTTCGCGTCGCCCAGGCAACCGCAGGAGGACACATCAGCGTGAAGAGAACAGGTCTGCTCGGCACCGCGGGATCGATCGCCGCCGCGGCGCTTCTCACCGCGCCACTCTCGGCCGCAGCCGAGACCGCGCCCAACCAGCCCGCCGGGAGCGCCCAGGCGTCGGCGGTGCAGGTGTCGCTGTCACCCACGGCGTTGCTCACCGCGCTCCCCGCGGTGAACGGCGCTCTCCACCGCGCCCTCGCGGGCCACGGCGAGCACGATCTCGTGGTCCGGCTCGCCGGCACCCAGGCGAGCGGGCAGCTGCTGTCGGCGCCCTCGACCGACCTGCAGCAGGGGCATGCGGAGTCGACCGCGCTCGACGTCGACCTGGCGCCACTCGGCGACCAGCTGAGCGCGGTGCAGGGGGCGCTGGACGGCGCGCTCTCCACGCTCCGGACGGTGCAGCTGCCCGGCGCCGGGGCGCTCAGCCCCGGGGCGATCGGCCAGGGGAGCGGCCTGCTCTCCGGGGTGCTCGGCGGCAACCCGCTGGGGGGCTCGCTGCTGCCCCAGCTCATCAGCCTCGGCTCCGGCCTGGGCCAGGTCCAGGCGCTGCTGGCCGGCCTCGCCGGCGACGGCGGCCCGGGCGGCGTGCTCCACGGCCTCGACCCCAGGCTCGCCGAGACGGTGAGCGCCCGCTACAACGTCCCCGGCCTCCCCGACACCCCGGTGGCCGACGCCAGCCTCGCCGACATCAACCTTCCCGCGGGGGCGCCGCTGCAGCTGCAGCTCGCCCCCTTCCACGCCCGGGCGGTGAGCTCCGCCCTCGCCGCCGTCAACCACATCGACGCCGCCCAGAGCTCCGCCGACAACCAGATCACCAGCCTCGACCTCACCCCGAGGCTGGGGCTGCCCGGAGCCGGCGCGGCGGGTCCGCTGGGCGGCCTGCAGAGCACGGTGACCGGCCTGCTCGACCAGCGCACCGGCCTGCCCGCGGTCGAGTCGCTGCTCCGCGGCACCACCGGCAGCACCGGCCTGCTCCAGGGCCTGCCCCTCGCCGGCGGCGCCGATCCCGCCGGGGCGCTGCGCACCGTGCAGGGGCTGACCGCCAGCCTCGGCAGCCTCAGCCCGCTGCTCGGCCCGGACAGCCTGGTCGGGTCGCTGCTCGGCGGCGGCCTGTCCCTCAACTCGCTGATCCGGGCCACCGACGTCGCCTCCGCGGCGGCGGTGCAGCCGGCGGGGCCGGGCGCGGTGCAGGCGGTGGCCACCACCCGGGTGGCCGACCTCCAGGTGCTGCCGCTCGCCGCCTCGCTGCTCCGCGGCGTCCTCGGCGGACTGCCCGCCGGCACCGCCGCCGGCCTCACCCAGCGGCTCGGCAGCCTTCCCGACCTTGCACTTCTGGACATCAAGGGCGCGAACTCGAGCGCCCAGAGCAGCCTCGGCAGCGGCTCGGGAAGCCCCCACGGCAGCGCCGGCTTCGCCGAGATCGACGTCCTGGGGGTGCCGGTCGCCGGCGCCGCCGACGCGCTCGCGCTGGCGCCGGGTACCGAGAGGGACGTGCCCATCCCCGGCACCGGCCTGGCGCTGCTGATCAGCCGGGGACTGCCCAGCGTCGGCTTCGACACCCCGCTGCACCGAAGCGTGTCGGTGACCGGTCTCGATGTGCGCCTGGTCGGCGACGGCGCCGGCCCGCTGGGTGACCTGCTCGGCGGCTCGTCCGGCACCGGCGGCGCCGGCCGTCCGATCGCCGCGGTGACCCTGGCGAGCTCGGCGGCGCAGATCGCGTCGACGCCGGCGACCGGGATCTCCGCCACCGCCGCCCCGGCGCTGCTCACCGCCGCGCAGGGGCCGATCTCGCCGTCCACCGGCGGCTTCGGCGCCGCCCTGCCGATGGGCACCGCCGCCGGCCTGGTGGCGCTCACGCTCGCCCTCCAGGCCGCTCCCCGGCTCGCCGCCCGGCGGCGGCCGGAACGCCCCGAGAACCCGTGACCCAGGGGAGGGCGGCGTCCCCGCCGCCCTCCCTCCCTCCCCCTCCCCACCACGAGGCCGCCATGAACGTCCAGCACCCCCACCGATGGGTCCGTCGCGGCAGCTGGGGGCTGATGGGCGCCGCCATGCTCATCGCCGCCTACGCGCTGACGCTGGTCGCCTACCAGGGCTACCGGCAACACCACCTGCTCGCCGACTGGGACCGGCTGCATCCGCCGCAGTCCATCCCGCTCACCGGGTCCACGCCGGCCACGGTGGTGCTCGCCGGCCACCCCCACCTCGCCGGCGGCCGGCCGATCTTCCGCCTGGCGATCCCCTCGATCCACGTCGAGTCGATCGTCACCGAGGGGATCGACGGCGGCATCCTCAGCAGCGGTCCCGGCCACGACCCCCACACCGGCTACCCGGGCGAGGGCGGCCTCATCCTGGTCGGGAACCACAACGGCTTCTCGCTGAGCTGGGGTGACCTCCGCCCCGGCGACGAGGTGCGCCTCGACGCCGGCTACGGCAGCTTCGCGTACCGCATCGCCCGCCGCACCGTCGTGGGCGGGGACGACCGCGCCTACATCGACCGCCCCCGCGACGCCGAGACCCTCGCGCTGGTCACCTGCTGGCCGCTCTGGCAGGGCGCCTTCGCCCGTCAGCGGCTGGTGCTCGAGGCCACGCCGGTGGCGAGCACGTGAGGGCACCCCGGGCCGCCGCCGCCGGCGCCATCGCCGCCGCCGCCGCCGCCACCGGTCTGCTGACCACCGGCGCCGAGCCGCCGCCGGCTCCCGCCTCCGGGTGCGCGGTGGCGGTGACCGCGGTGAGCCCGGCGGTCGCCCATCGCGGCGAGCAGGTGACCGTCAGCGGCTCCGGGTTCACCTGCGACGGAGCCGCCGCCGCGCCGCCCTCGGTCACCGTCGACGGCAGGCCGCAGTCCGTGCTCGGAGACGCCGGCGACGGCGCGCTGGTGATCGAGGCCGGGGACGCCTGGGGAGCGGTGCAGGTGAGCGTGCGCGACCGCTGCGGGAGGTGCTCCCCGGCGCGCAGCAACGACGACCACCTGCTGCTCGGTGCACCGGCGACCACCGGGGGCACCCGGCTGGTCACCGAGGGCGGCCGTTTCAGCGTCGCCGGCTCGGGCCTGGACCTCGGCGGCCACCTCGCCGGCGCCGGCGCCACCGCCTGCGGCGAGGCGCTGGACGCGGGCGCGCGCAGCGACACCGCGCTGGCGCTCACCGCGCCCGCCCACTTCTGCCAGGGCCCCCTGACCCTGCGCCTGGTCGCCTTCACCGACACCGAGCACAGCGCCACCACCGCCGTCGACGTGCCCGGCGGCGCGCTCGACACCGCGATGACCGTCAGCGGGATCTCCCCCGCCCATGCCGCGGCGGGCGAGCGGGTCTCGGTCGCCGGGTCGGGGTTCGGCGGGAGCGGGACGGCCCTGCTCCACGGGCGGCCGGTGCCGTCGAGCTGGTTCGACCGGGCGGTCGAGGTGGTGCCGGTCGCGGGCTCGGCGCCGGGTGAGCTCGAGCTGGTCCGCGCCGACGGCCGCCGCGTCGACGCCGGTGCGCTGGGCGTCGACGCCGCGCCGTCGAACCGGCCCGCGCCCGTGACCTCGACCCCCACGCACCTCCCGCCCACCCCGCCGGCGACCCCGTCGCCCGGTGCCGCGGCGGCCGCGGTGCCGGCTCCGCCGCCCGCGCTGGCCCTGCGCCCGGCGCGGAGCAGCGGCGAGCCGGGGCGCGACCTGCCCTTCACCGTCACCCTCACCGCCGCCGGGGCGCCGGTGGCGGGCGCGGCGGTGGAGGTGGTCTTCGCCCGCGCCCCCGGCGGCGACGCGTCGGTGACACCGGCGCACGGGGTCACCGACGCCGGCGGGCGCGTATCCGGAGTGGTCCGCCTCAGCCGGCATCCCGGAGAGCACGTCCTGGTCGCCCGTGCGGGGCCGTCCTCCGACCGGATCACGGTGGCGGCCTGCTGTGCGCCCGCCATCGCCGCCGGCGCCCTCCGCGCCGGGGATGCACCCTCGAGCGGCGGCGCGCAGCGCATCCTGATCGCCGCGGCGCTGGCCGCTTGTCTAGTCCTCTTCGTCTCCGGCTTCGTCATGAACCTGGTCACCGGCGCGTCCCGGACTGGGCGGATAAGACTGCAATAATCCGTTCATAACGCGCTGGACGCGACGCCGGGTTGCGGCTATCCTCTGTGGCGGTTGTCGCAGTGAGGGGCGGACCGGCGGACTGGTCCATCCGAGTATGTGCCGAGGGGGGACCACGTTCGGAGACCAGGCATGGCGCTGTGTGGACATCGAGCGTGAACGGCGACGCCGCGGACGTTCGTGTCCTTCTCGTCGAGGACCATCGCATGGTCGCCGAGGCGATCGCCTCCGCCCTCAACGAGCGCGCCGGCATCCGGGTGGTGGGAACCGCGGGGTCGATGGCCGAGGCCTGCGGCGGGCTCCGGGGCGTGGACGCCGACGTCGTGCTCGTCGACTACCGCCTGCCCGACGCCACCGGCACGGTGGTTGCACGGGAGCTGATGGCCCAGCGCCCCGAGGTGCGGGTGGTGATCATCACCGCCGCCGAGGACGAGGCGATCCTCACCGAGGCGCTCGACGCCGGCTGCTGCGGCTGTGTGCGCAAGAGCGCCGGCATCGAGGAGCTGGTCAGCGCGGTGCAGGCGGCCAGGGCGGGCAAGGTGGTAATCCCGGCGGTGCTGCTGGAGAGGGTGATGAACCACCTGCGCCAGCCTGCCGACAGCATCCTCTACGGGCTGACCCCTCGCGAGCTCGACGTCCTCCGGCTGCTCGCCGGCGGATGGACGACGCGCGCCATGGCGGACGAGCTCGGAGTCACGTTCCACACCATCCGGAACTACGTCCAGGCGGTCATCCAGAAGCTGGGAGCGCACTCCCGCCTCGAGGCCGTCGCCATCGCGCTCCGCGAGGGGGTGGTGGCCTCGCCGGAGCGCTGACCGAGGCCGTCGGCGGCGTGTGATCCGGGTCCGCAGGGGATCCAGTAGCGCACCGTGGTGCCGCAGCCGGGGTGGGACGAGAGCAGCAGCCAGCCGCCGGCGATCTCGGCCCGCTCGCGCATGCTGGTCATGCCCAGGTGACCGGGCTCGGCATCGTGCCGCACCTTCGCAATGGTGAAGCCGACGCCGTCGTCGTCGATGCTGGCGAGCACCCCCTCGTCGACGCTCTCCAGGCGGATGCGCACGGTTGCGGCGGCGGCGTGCTTGCGGACGTTGGCCAGCGCCTCCTGGGCGATCCTGTAGACGACGATGCTGCACTCCTGGTCGGGCTCCGCGGTGAGCTCGTCCTCCACCATCACCCGGGTCGGGGTGCCCTCGAGTCCGCGCCGCGCGTGGTCGGCGATCGCCGAGCTGAGCCCGGCGCCGTCGAGCCGCGGCGGCCCCAGCTCGAGGAGCAGGGCGCGGAGCCGGCGCACCGCGTCGGCGAGGGTGGCGTCGATGCAGCCGATCAGGTCGAGGTCGCGCGGCGAGGTCAGCCGCCGCTTCAGCTGCTCGAGACGGATTCCGATCGCCGTCATCGCCTGCAGCGAGTCGTCGTGCACGTCGTAGGCGATGCGGGTGCGCTCCGCCTCCTGGGCGGTCACCAGCTGGCTGAGCAGGCGGCGCCGCTCCTGGTCGGCCCGGTACAGCTCGGTGATGTCGTTGGCGATGCCGAAGCCGCCCACGATCATGTCGCCGTGGTGGATCGAGCCGAACCACACGTCGAAGGCATGCTCGTCACGGATCACCACCGCCCGCACCTCGTCGCCCTCGAGGGCGACGCGGACCCGGTCGGTGAGGTCGAGCCGGGACAGCTCGGCGTCGAACACCGAGAGGCCGATCAGCTCGTCGCCGCCCATGCCGAGGTAGCTCAGGCAGCGCCCCGCCGCCATGGTGATCACCCCCCGCGCGTCGAAGACGAACACTGCGACCGGGGCGGTGTTGACCACCGCCAGCAGCCGCGCCTCCGCCTCGGTGCGGGCGCGCTCGCTGCGCAGCGCGTGGGCGAGCAGGGCGCGCAGCCATGCCTCCTGGCGGAGCATGGCCTCGTCGAGCTCCCGGCGGAGGGTGAAGTCCTGGATGTGGAGCAGGTGGTGGGTCACCTCCCCGCCGTGGCGGTGGAGGACGGTGGCGTCGACCAGGGCGTGCACCGTCGCCCCGTCGGCGCGTCGCAGCTGCGCCTCGGCGCGCCGGCCGGGTTCGAGCGGCCAGGCGACCCCGCGGGCGGCGACCAGGTCGCACTCGGGCGCGGCGAGCCGGTGTCCGACCAGGTCCGTGCACGAGCGCTGGAGCATCTCGCAGAGGGCGTGGTTCACCTGCACGCAGCGACCCGCGGTGTCGACGATCGCCATCCCCATCGGGGCGTCGTTGAAGATGGTGCGGAAGCGCTCGTCGACGTCGCGCCCGGCCTCGACGGTGGAGATGTCCTCGGTGGCGTCGAAGGCGACACCGACGACGCCGAGCAGCTCCCCGGCCTCGCCGCGCACCGGTGCGCGCGAGAAGCCGATCACCCGGCCGTTGAGGTCGACCTGGCCGCTCACCGCCTGTGCCGGGCTCCACAGCGCGGGCAGGGCCTGGTCGAGGGCGGCGGTGCGCTGCGCGCGCTCGTTGAACAGCGTGAGCAGGTTCTGGCCGACGAGCATGGCGGGGTCGAGCCCCAGGCGCTCGAGCATCCGCCCGTCCGCGAACGTG
The Candidatus Dormiibacterota bacterium DNA segment above includes these coding regions:
- a CDS encoding response regulator transcription factor, producing MNGDAADVRVLLVEDHRMVAEAIASALNERAGIRVVGTAGSMAEACGGLRGVDADVVLVDYRLPDATGTVVARELMAQRPEVRVVIITAAEDEAILTEALDAGCCGCVRKSAGIEELVSAVQAARAGKVVIPAVLLERVMNHLRQPADSILYGLTPRELDVLRLLAGGWTTRAMADELGVTFHTIRNYVQAVIQKLGAHSRLEAVAIALREGVVASPER
- a CDS encoding PAS domain S-box protein, encoding MIRPPRLRELRSEDSAHDPLTDLRSIVAGAPMVLFTCDASGVCTFADGRMLERLGLDPAMLVGQNLLTLFNERAQRTAALDQALPALWSPAQAVSGQVDLNGRVIGFSRAPVRGEAGELLGVVGVAFDATEDISTVEAGRDVDERFRTIFNDAPMGMAIVDTAGRCVQVNHALCEMLQRSCTDLVGHRLAAPECDLVAARGVAWPLEPGRRAEAQLRRADGATVHALVDATVLHRHGGEVTHHLLHIQDFTLRRELDEAMLRQEAWLRALLAHALRSERARTEAEARLLAVVNTAPVAVFVFDARGVITMAAGRCLSYLGMGGDELIGLSVFDAELSRLDLTDRVRVALEGDEVRAVVIRDEHAFDVWFGSIHHGDMIVGGFGIANDITELYRADQERRRLLSQLVTAQEAERTRIAYDVHDDSLQAMTAIGIRLEQLKRRLTSPRDLDLIGCIDATLADAVRRLRALLLELGPPRLDGAGLSSAIADHARRGLEGTPTRVMVEDELTAEPDQECSIVVYRIAQEALANVRKHAAAATVRIRLESVDEGVLASIDDDGVGFTIAKVRHDAEPGHLGMTSMRERAEIAGGWLLLSSHPGCGTTVRYWIPCGPGSHAADGLGQRSGEATTPSRSAMATASRRECAPSFWMTAWT
- a CDS encoding sortase, producing the protein MNVQHPHRWVRRGSWGLMGAAMLIAAYALTLVAYQGYRQHHLLADWDRLHPPQSIPLTGSTPATVVLAGHPHLAGGRPIFRLAIPSIHVESIVTEGIDGGILSSGPGHDPHTGYPGEGGLILVGNHNGFSLSWGDLRPGDEVRLDAGYGSFAYRIARRTVVGGDDRAYIDRPRDAETLALVTCWPLWQGAFARQRLVLEATPVAST